A section of the Salinigranum marinum genome encodes:
- a CDS encoding HalOD1 output domain-containing protein, producing the protein MTGKPYHDSEFVPGSERDQPGPRAAGTLAFRITEAVAVEYGTEATEIKTRLWDAIEVDALSGLFGRSQQGAVRFTFAGCHVEINFLPDGTEEITVRRI; encoded by the coding sequence ATGACAGGCAAACCTTATCACGACAGTGAATTCGTTCCCGGGAGCGAGCGAGACCAACCCGGCCCCCGAGCGGCAGGGACGCTGGCGTTTCGCATCACAGAGGCCGTGGCGGTCGAGTACGGGACGGAGGCCACGGAGATCAAGACACGGCTGTGGGACGCGATCGAAGTGGACGCGCTCTCAGGGCTGTTCGGGCGGTCCCAACAGGGGGCGGTCAGGTTCACGTTCGCCGGGTGCCACGTGGAGATCAACTTCCTTCCCGACGGAACCGAGGAGATCACCGTCCGTCGGATCTGA
- a CDS encoding GNAT family N-acetyltransferase, with protein sequence MGLEIEPATEEDIDTWNRAVERSPQANLFHQYEALAVQAEHADAICHRLIGYKGQEVVGLFPLFEVQKGPFTAVFSPPPELRISYLGPALVNMEGLKQRKLERRQRAFIDGCFEWLDAELGPRYAHVRLHGHYEDLRPFIWRDCDVTPSYTYHVDLRADEEEILMRFSSDARSNIRDGREAAVTIEEGGPEAIDAIIEQVSQRYENQGIAYHVTEGFVHDLAESLPEGQIRPYTLSIDDEFIGGILSLEYDDIAYRWQGGVRTDTDVDLSVNDLLDWAVMRSAKSRGCAVYDLVGADNPRINRYKAKFNPELVPFYSIEWGSPTANLLAHVYQRLRQRA encoded by the coding sequence ATGGGCCTGGAAATAGAGCCGGCGACCGAGGAGGACATCGACACCTGGAACCGCGCGGTCGAACGATCCCCGCAGGCGAACCTGTTCCACCAGTACGAGGCGCTCGCGGTACAGGCGGAGCACGCGGACGCGATCTGTCACCGCCTGATCGGGTACAAGGGCCAGGAGGTGGTCGGTCTCTTTCCACTCTTCGAGGTGCAGAAGGGGCCGTTCACGGCGGTGTTCTCGCCGCCGCCGGAGCTGCGGATCTCCTATCTGGGCCCCGCCCTGGTGAACATGGAGGGGCTGAAACAGCGGAAGCTCGAACGCCGACAGCGCGCCTTTATCGACGGTTGCTTCGAGTGGCTCGACGCCGAACTCGGGCCGCGATACGCGCACGTCCGACTGCACGGACACTACGAGGACCTCCGCCCGTTCATCTGGCGGGACTGCGACGTGACGCCCTCGTACACCTACCACGTCGACCTCCGGGCGGACGAAGAGGAGATCCTCATGCGGTTCAGCAGCGACGCACGGAGCAATATCCGTGACGGGCGCGAGGCGGCCGTCACGATCGAGGAAGGGGGTCCCGAGGCGATCGACGCCATCATCGAGCAGGTGAGCCAGCGGTACGAGAACCAGGGGATCGCGTACCACGTCACCGAGGGGTTCGTCCACGACCTCGCCGAGTCGCTCCCCGAGGGGCAGATCCGCCCGTACACGCTGTCGATCGACGACGAGTTCATCGGAGGGATCCTCTCGCTCGAGTACGACGACATCGCCTACCGCTGGCAGGGGGGCGTCCGTACCGACACCGACGTCGACCTGTCGGTGAACGACCTCCTCGACTGGGCGGTGATGCGGAGCGCTAAATCCCGCGGCTGTGCGGTGTACGACCTCGTCGGGGCGGACAACCCGCGCATCAACCGGTACAAAGCGAAGTTCAACCCCGAACTCGTCCCCTTCTACAGCATCGAGTGGGGCTCGCCGACGGCGAACCTCCTCGCGCACGTGTACCAGCGCCTCCGCCAGCGGGCCTGA
- a CDS encoding DUF7282 domain-containing protein — MTTRYLQFGAVAVVVALTVASLPAGALSATAPVQFQQDGLPEVTFDDQTSDGTSVTVAAASNDTTPYYTAVWTLDDNGTPETLLGATQVTTNAADNVSVEFDEPVDESQTLIAAVHPDIDGDANTVDPDTETILASDTANVTIDQPVTGESFAVSDLEAPDTTSSNVSVVVTATVSNPNDEAATQSVAYRVDGAVQARQQLSLDSGESTQVSFTLDPSEFVPGEYVHGVYTQESSLSAPITISSDSSFEVESIDTQDTAVVGEGISVTANVSNPNTASDEQPVEVWLDGERVEQLNVTIDGDSTETVEFTAVDGDLAPGEYEVGVFTRDDGQFATVTVDSVSTDATVTFEGQTTNGSAVTVASATLPEGGFVTIHNASLLDGDAVGSVVGVSEYLEPGASSDVTVTLLNGTVTESQTLIAMPHLDTNDNETYDFVTSSGVEDIPYVDSSGNPVTDDAEVTFEEETEPSVTFDDQTSDGTSVTVAAASNTTTPYYTAVWTLDDNGTPETLLGATQATETAVDNVSVEFDEPVDESQTLIAAVHPDIDGNASTVDPDTETILASDTANVTVEAGTETPTETPTETPTSTPTETPTEAPEEPTETPTETPTETPTSTPTETPTETPTETPTNTPTETPTETPTSTPTETPTETPTETATETPTETATETPTQTPTETPTETATATTTETLTGTPTATLAPGPTSPPGSVAMSQLVTTTAF; from the coding sequence ATGACGACACGGTATCTCCAGTTCGGAGCGGTCGCCGTCGTCGTTGCACTCACAGTCGCCAGCCTGCCCGCTGGCGCGTTGAGTGCGACGGCCCCGGTCCAGTTCCAGCAGGACGGCCTTCCCGAGGTAACGTTCGACGACCAGACATCGGACGGCACGTCGGTGACGGTCGCCGCCGCGTCGAACGACACGACGCCGTACTACACGGCCGTCTGGACGCTCGACGACAACGGCACCCCCGAGACACTGCTCGGCGCGACGCAGGTGACCACGAACGCCGCCGACAACGTCTCGGTCGAGTTCGACGAACCGGTCGACGAGAGTCAGACGCTCATCGCGGCGGTCCACCCGGACATCGACGGTGACGCCAACACCGTCGATCCCGACACCGAGACTATCCTCGCCTCCGACACCGCCAACGTGACCATCGACCAGCCGGTGACGGGGGAGTCGTTCGCCGTGTCGGATCTCGAAGCCCCGGACACGACGTCGTCCAACGTCTCCGTCGTGGTGACGGCCACGGTGAGTAACCCGAACGACGAGGCCGCAACGCAGTCGGTCGCCTACCGGGTCGACGGCGCAGTCCAGGCCCGCCAGCAGCTCTCGCTTGACAGCGGCGAGTCGACGCAGGTCTCGTTCACGCTCGACCCCTCGGAGTTCGTCCCGGGAGAGTACGTCCACGGTGTCTACACTCAGGAGAGTAGCCTCTCCGCGCCGATCACGATCTCGTCGGACAGCTCCTTCGAGGTCGAAAGCATCGACACGCAGGACACGGCAGTCGTCGGTGAAGGCATCAGCGTGACGGCCAACGTGTCGAACCCGAACACCGCGAGCGACGAGCAGCCGGTCGAAGTGTGGCTCGACGGCGAGCGCGTCGAACAGTTGAACGTCACGATCGACGGCGACTCGACCGAGACAGTCGAGTTCACGGCCGTCGACGGCGACCTCGCGCCCGGCGAGTACGAAGTCGGTGTGTTCACGCGTGACGACGGGCAGTTCGCGACGGTCACGGTCGACTCGGTGTCGACCGACGCCACGGTAACGTTCGAGGGCCAGACGACGAACGGGTCGGCAGTCACCGTCGCCAGCGCGACGCTCCCGGAGGGCGGGTTCGTGACGATCCACAACGCCAGCCTGCTCGACGGCGACGCGGTCGGAAGCGTCGTCGGGGTCTCCGAGTACCTCGAACCCGGAGCGAGCAGCGACGTCACGGTCACACTGCTCAACGGGACGGTCACGGAGTCGCAGACGCTGATCGCGATGCCGCACCTCGACACGAACGACAACGAGACGTACGACTTCGTCACGAGCAGCGGGGTCGAGGACATCCCGTACGTCGACAGCAGCGGCAACCCGGTGACCGACGACGCCGAAGTGACCTTCGAGGAGGAGACCGAGCCCTCCGTGACGTTCGACGACCAGACGTCGGACGGCACGTCGGTGACGGTCGCCGCCGCGTCGAACACCACGACGCCGTACTACACGGCCGTCTGGACGCTCGACGACAACGGCACCCCCGAGACGCTGCTCGGCGCGACGCAGGCCACCGAGACCGCCGTCGACAACGTCTCGGTCGAGTTCGACGAACCGGTCGACGAGAGCCAGACGCTCATCGCGGCGGTCCACCCGGACATCGACGGTAACGCCAGCACCGTCGACCCCGACACCGAGACCATCCTCGCCTCCGACACCGCCAACGTGACCGTCGAGGCCGGCACCGAGACGCCAACTGAAACGCCAACCGAAACCCCGACCAGCACGCCAACCGAAACCCCGACTGAAGCGCCCGAGGAACCGACCGAGACGCCAACTGAAACGCCAACCGAAACCCCGACCAGCACGCCAACCGAAACCCCGACCGAGACGCCGACTGAAACCCCGACCAACACGCCAACCGAAACCCCAACCGAAACGCCGACCAGCACGCCAACCGAAACGCCGACTGAAACCCCGACCGAGACAGCAACTGAAACCCCGACCGAGACAGCAACTGAAACCCCGACCCAGACACCGACTGAAACGCCAACTGAGACAGCGACCGCGACGACAACTGAAACCCTGACCGGAACGCCGACGGCCACGCTGGCACCCGGACCGACGTCGCCGCCCGGATCGGTGGCCATGTCACAGCTGGTGACGACGACTGCGTTCTGA
- a CDS encoding alpha-D-ribose 1-methylphosphonate 5-triphosphate diphosphatase, with the protein MVDTDANGWYARGLTPHTPDHALDGVGVVDEDTFVVRSDRIVTPDGVRSGHLVVRGDRILGIDRQYSRPVEHAVDARGLVVVPGLVDLHGDELERYVHPRDAARESIDSALTACDRALLAAGITTKYHAIAFEDVPERNRSHDLAAELSARIAAGDVGLADHRVHPRCELSDAVSVDAVTELLGRFNVDLVSMMNHAPGQGQFADEQRFEQQYPTAAANGSGLVDRRLAVDDGTIEARRRRLAEAALDTETTLATHDDDDPDQLARTAAQGVSIAEYPVSLPVARRARALGLIVAMGAPNLVRGGSMWGNLAVAEAVDAGVVDVLCSDYRAASMLEAAFVETGEPLAERVARVTSAPADAIGLSDRGRLEPGARADLLLVDPTARPTVRATVVAGVPVYRAGEPLPRLD; encoded by the coding sequence ATGGTCGACACAGACGCCAACGGCTGGTACGCACGTGGACTGACGCCGCACACGCCCGACCACGCGCTCGACGGAGTCGGAGTAGTCGACGAGGACACGTTCGTCGTGCGATCCGACCGTATCGTCACTCCCGACGGGGTCCGTTCGGGGCATCTGGTCGTCCGCGGCGATCGGATCCTGGGGATCGATCGACAGTATTCCCGGCCCGTCGAGCACGCGGTCGACGCCCGGGGGCTCGTCGTCGTCCCCGGGCTGGTCGACCTCCACGGCGACGAACTCGAACGGTACGTCCACCCGCGCGACGCCGCGCGGGAGTCGATCGACAGCGCGCTGACGGCGTGCGACCGGGCGCTTCTCGCCGCCGGGATCACCACGAAATACCACGCCATCGCCTTCGAGGACGTCCCCGAACGCAACCGCTCGCACGACCTGGCGGCGGAACTCTCCGCGCGGATCGCCGCGGGCGACGTCGGGCTGGCGGACCACCGCGTCCACCCCCGCTGTGAGCTCTCCGACGCCGTCTCGGTCGACGCCGTCACCGAACTGCTCGGGCGGTTCAACGTCGACCTCGTCTCGATGATGAACCACGCCCCCGGACAGGGGCAGTTCGCGGACGAACAGCGGTTCGAACAGCAGTACCCGACGGCCGCCGCCAACGGCTCCGGGCTCGTCGACCGACGGCTCGCCGTCGACGACGGGACGATCGAGGCGCGTCGCCGCCGACTCGCCGAGGCGGCGCTCGACACGGAGACGACCCTCGCGACGCACGACGACGACGACCCAGATCAGCTCGCGCGGACGGCGGCCCAGGGGGTGTCGATCGCCGAGTACCCCGTCAGCCTCCCGGTCGCCCGACGGGCGCGAGCGCTCGGTCTCATCGTCGCCATGGGCGCGCCGAACCTGGTGCGCGGAGGGAGCATGTGGGGGAACCTCGCGGTCGCCGAGGCCGTCGACGCGGGCGTCGTCGACGTGCTCTGTAGCGACTACCGGGCCGCGTCCATGCTGGAAGCGGCGTTCGTCGAGACGGGTGAACCGCTCGCGGAGCGGGTCGCCAGAGTCACGAGCGCCCCCGCCGACGCGATCGGGCTCTCCGACCGGGGGCGGCTCGAACCCGGTGCCCGCGCCGATCTCCTCCTGGTCGATCCCACGGCCCGCCCGACCGTGCGCGCGACCGTCGTCGCCGGCGTGCCCGTCTACCGGGCGGGCGAACCCCTCCCACGCCTCGACTGA
- a CDS encoding HTH domain-containing protein codes for MELFVRSQAAIDAHSRQQEVIDRLERLADTGRIDEYDVIVWGREICPVAPDDDTTCHRVTVERLKQFGAWARDRGAALDAVFRYRTIERPYTDEEFFVVVTPFVCLAVYEADELVGVYPCTVDGREWTVSEYVNQFDRSVTLPTNPSGR; via the coding sequence ATGGAGCTGTTCGTGCGAAGCCAGGCCGCGATCGACGCACACAGCCGTCAGCAGGAGGTCATCGATCGGCTCGAGCGACTGGCGGACACCGGACGGATTGACGAGTACGACGTCATCGTCTGGGGGCGCGAGATCTGCCCCGTCGCGCCGGACGACGACACGACCTGCCACCGGGTCACCGTCGAACGGCTGAAGCAGTTCGGCGCCTGGGCGCGAGACCGGGGGGCCGCGCTCGACGCCGTGTTCAGATACCGGACGATCGAGCGACCCTACACCGACGAGGAGTTCTTTGTGGTCGTCACGCCGTTCGTCTGTCTCGCGGTCTACGAGGCCGACGAACTGGTCGGCGTCTATCCCTGTACGGTCGACGGGCGGGAGTGGACGGTGAGCGAATACGTCAACCAGTTCGACCGGAGCGTGACGCTGCCGACGAACCCCTCGGGTCGGTGA
- a CDS encoding bifunctional oligoribonuclease/PAP phosphatase NrnA has protein sequence MPDVRELVDLFEQAESLAIVCHDNPDPDCLASALALRTVAESTGLTESDIVYGGEITHQQNRTFVNLLDIDLDTFTEFDANEWDLVAFVDHAETAINTAFPPDRAVDVVIDHHPRDEPVQATFVDIRPDYGATSTILVEYLQQLGIDPSTELASALLFALHRERIDYMHYPTAHEYESALFLFPMADLELLRRIYSSAFSTNTVDSIGDAIEHREIRGGTLVTSVGRTTERDALPQAAEFLLNLEGVGTVLVSGISGDALVLSARTADPRVNVGSVLKDAFGSVGSAGGHRDMAAGQIPLGIFGDPAPDDDGLIQFLSARVNRRFFDSMNLDGEHGSE, from the coding sequence ATGCCCGACGTCCGGGAACTCGTCGATCTCTTCGAGCAGGCCGAGTCGCTCGCGATCGTCTGTCACGACAATCCCGATCCGGACTGTCTCGCGAGCGCGCTTGCACTCCGGACGGTCGCCGAGTCGACCGGGCTGACCGAATCCGACATCGTGTACGGGGGCGAGATCACCCACCAGCAGAACCGAACGTTCGTGAACCTCCTCGACATCGACCTCGACACCTTCACCGAGTTCGACGCCAACGAGTGGGACCTAGTCGCGTTCGTCGATCACGCCGAGACGGCAATCAACACGGCGTTTCCCCCGGACAGAGCCGTCGACGTCGTGATCGATCACCACCCACGGGACGAGCCGGTCCAGGCGACGTTCGTCGACATCCGGCCCGACTACGGGGCGACGTCGACCATCCTCGTGGAGTACCTCCAGCAACTCGGGATCGACCCGTCGACGGAGTTGGCCTCCGCGCTGCTGTTCGCACTGCACCGCGAGCGGATCGACTACATGCACTATCCGACCGCCCACGAGTACGAATCGGCGCTGTTTCTCTTCCCGATGGCGGATCTGGAACTGCTCAGACGGATCTACAGTTCCGCCTTTTCGACCAACACGGTCGACTCGATCGGCGACGCCATCGAACACCGGGAGATCCGCGGGGGGACGCTCGTCACGAGCGTCGGCCGGACGACGGAGCGCGACGCCCTCCCGCAGGCCGCGGAGTTCCTCTTGAACCTCGAAGGGGTCGGTACCGTCTTGGTGTCGGGCATCAGCGGGGACGCACTCGTCCTCAGCGCGCGCACGGCCGATCCACGGGTGAACGTCGGCTCGGTCCTGAAAGACGCGTTCGGGAGCGTCGGCAGCGCCGGCGGACACCGTGACATGGCCGCCGGGCAGATCCCGCTGGGGATCTTCGGCGACCCCGCACCCGACGACGACGGCCTGATCCAGTTCCTGTCGGCGCGGGTCAACAGGCGGTTCTTCGACAGTATGAACTTGGACGGAGAGCACGGGTCCGAGTGA
- a CDS encoding AI-2E family transporter, which translates to MTEDGGAPTTGDDGLSSNTFLRLLLLLVGTLSVALVVPFVQAVLAGGLLAYLVAPIDDRISARVGATAGTVLTMAATVVVVLVPLVLLIGVAVDQAVSLVQGSELPDAAAVELRVRAWLGPDVDLSALTETASNAGEMAFRGIIGSLAGLVGGIPALAIGAVVFLFTFFYLLRDRDRLLAWLRVAAPLEPAVMDELLTRTDDLLWAALVGNVIVAAVQAILTVVAFVVLGFGNVAFWGVVTFGLSLLPLIGASIVWIPAVAYLVVVGNLPGAFGLLVYGSIVISGSDNLIRPLAMQRGAHLNPGLLMLGIFGGTAVFGFVGLFVGPVIIGLSKNLVEVLVRERDEQETVTEGS; encoded by the coding sequence ATGACTGAAGACGGCGGCGCTCCCACGACCGGAGACGACGGCCTGTCCTCGAACACGTTCCTCCGGCTCCTCCTGTTGCTCGTCGGGACGCTGTCTGTCGCGCTCGTGGTGCCGTTCGTGCAGGCCGTCCTGGCAGGGGGGCTGCTGGCGTATCTCGTCGCCCCGATCGACGACCGCATCTCGGCTCGGGTGGGAGCGACCGCCGGAACGGTCCTCACGATGGCCGCGACGGTCGTCGTCGTGCTCGTACCGCTCGTCCTCCTGATCGGCGTCGCGGTCGACCAGGCCGTCTCGCTGGTTCAGGGTTCCGAACTCCCCGACGCCGCGGCGGTCGAACTCCGCGTCCGGGCGTGGCTCGGGCCGGATGTCGACCTGTCGGCCCTGACCGAAACGGCGTCGAACGCCGGCGAGATGGCGTTCAGGGGGATCATCGGGAGCCTCGCCGGACTCGTCGGCGGCATCCCCGCACTCGCCATCGGGGCCGTGGTCTTCCTGTTCACGTTCTTCTACCTCCTGCGGGACCGCGACCGGCTCCTCGCCTGGCTCCGGGTCGCCGCCCCGCTCGAGCCGGCGGTGATGGACGAACTGCTGACGCGCACCGACGACCTCCTGTGGGCGGCGCTTGTCGGCAACGTCATCGTCGCCGCCGTCCAGGCGATCCTGACGGTCGTCGCCTTCGTCGTCCTCGGGTTCGGTAACGTCGCCTTCTGGGGCGTGGTCACCTTCGGCCTCTCGTTGCTCCCGCTGATCGGTGCGTCGATCGTCTGGATCCCCGCGGTGGCCTATCTGGTCGTCGTGGGCAACCTCCCCGGGGCGTTCGGCCTCCTCGTGTACGGGAGCATCGTCATCAGCGGTTCGGACAACCTGATCAGGCCGCTCGCGATGCAGCGTGGGGCGCATCTCAACCCCGGACTCCTCATGCTCGGCATCTTCGGCGGGACGGCCGTGTTCGGGTTCGTCGGTCTCTTCGTCGGCCCGGTCATCATCGGCCTGTCGAAGAACCTCGTCGAGGTGCTCGTGCGAGAACGCGACGAGCAAGAGACCGTGACCGAGGGCTCCTAG
- a CDS encoding DUF7344 domain-containing protein: MGGTDRHDGTGTERNDTHDTRTDGGSVGSEAAATARGIYQHVKQSEAATTADADADASADRSAGTGTDHGDASEELVREELGTPDEQISLDDVFDVIRNQRRRRVLRYLGEEESPVSMGTIADHVAALENDKSAALLTAQERKRVYVGLYQCHLPKMDKLDVIEFNKDRGLIEPGPQAPYLEKYLEGPYEQSHRWSLCYLGVSAVGIATVGTLSLLNLLTGALVAIQGAFLVALFLVAIAQTLYRADGVPWSLPAVGSWQQSD; this comes from the coding sequence ATGGGGGGAACAGATCGGCACGACGGGACGGGTACAGAGCGGAATGACACACATGACACACGGACCGACGGAGGATCGGTTGGGAGCGAGGCGGCTGCTACTGCAAGAGGCATCTATCAGCATGTAAAGCAATCGGAAGCGGCGACAACCGCGGACGCCGACGCGGATGCGAGCGCGGACCGGTCGGCAGGGACCGGCACCGACCACGGCGACGCGTCGGAGGAACTCGTCAGAGAGGAGCTTGGGACGCCCGACGAGCAGATCAGCCTCGACGACGTCTTCGACGTCATCCGGAACCAGCGGCGGCGGCGCGTCCTGCGCTATCTCGGCGAGGAGGAGTCGCCCGTCTCGATGGGGACCATCGCCGACCACGTGGCCGCGCTGGAGAACGACAAGTCGGCCGCACTGCTCACCGCCCAGGAGCGAAAGCGGGTGTACGTTGGCCTCTACCAGTGTCACCTGCCGAAGATGGACAAACTGGACGTGATCGAGTTCAACAAGGACCGGGGGCTGATCGAACCCGGCCCCCAGGCACCGTACCTGGAGAAGTACCTCGAGGGGCCGTACGAGCAGTCACATCGGTGGTCGCTCTGTTATCTGGGCGTGTCAGCCGTGGGCATCGCCACCGTCGGGACGCTCTCGCTGTTGAACCTGTTGACGGGTGCGCTGGTGGCGATCCAGGGCGCGTTCCTCGTGGCGCTGTTTCTGGTAGCGATCGCCCAGACGCTCTACCGGGCCGACGGGGTTCCGTGGTCGCTCCCGGCGGTCGGTTCGTGGCAGCAGTCCGACTAG
- the glmS gene encoding glutamine--fructose-6-phosphate transaminase (isomerizing) — MCGIIGRFGADGIDAVDDVLHGLKNLEYRGYDSAGIAVQGPNGIDIHKQSGTIDRLAAELDERPPEPRSHLAIGHTRWSTHGRPTDENAHPHTGCHGRVAVVHNGIIDNHETLRAELTAAGHEFDSETDTEVVAHLVEEYLPGAATPRDAFTRAVGRLEGSYAIALLVDGVDALFATRAGSPLVLGVGETGCFLASDVPAFLDHTDRVVYLEDGDVTVVTADGYAITTLDGEPVDRPVETVEWDPEDTQKGTHDHFMSKEIFEQPTSLSQALQGRVDPATQGVTLERFDPGAFADVSAVHLIGCGTSYHAALYGAILLRQHGVPAQAFLASEYSAVTDSETPLVIGVTQSGETADTLGALRTAQEAGLRTLALTNVVGSTAARECDDVLYIRAGPEIGVAATKTFASQVATLVLLTARITSDVGATPVDPDCLRAITSLPDVVKEVLATSNAFDLATRFHTADAHFFIGRGAAYPVALEGALKLKEISYEHAEGFPAGELKHGPLALVTESTPVIAVFTGHEDERLLANVREVQARGAPVVGLLSESSTTVAGVVDEALTFPDTHPLLSPVPATVQLQLLSYHIANLLNRPIDKPRNLAKSVTVE, encoded by the coding sequence ATGTGCGGCATCATCGGGCGGTTCGGCGCCGACGGCATCGACGCCGTCGACGACGTGCTCCACGGCCTGAAGAACCTCGAGTACCGCGGGTACGACTCCGCGGGCATCGCCGTCCAGGGTCCGAACGGCATCGACATCCACAAGCAGTCGGGGACGATCGACCGGCTCGCGGCCGAACTCGACGAGCGCCCGCCGGAGCCGAGAAGTCACCTCGCGATCGGCCACACGCGCTGGAGCACGCACGGTCGGCCGACCGACGAGAACGCGCACCCGCACACGGGCTGTCACGGTCGGGTCGCCGTCGTCCACAACGGCATCATCGACAACCACGAGACGCTCCGGGCGGAGCTCACCGCCGCCGGCCACGAGTTCGACAGCGAGACCGACACGGAGGTCGTCGCCCACCTCGTCGAGGAGTACCTCCCGGGCGCGGCGACACCGCGCGACGCGTTCACGCGGGCGGTCGGGCGCCTGGAGGGGAGCTACGCCATCGCGCTCCTCGTCGACGGGGTCGACGCGCTGTTCGCCACCCGGGCGGGGTCGCCGCTCGTGCTCGGCGTCGGCGAGACGGGCTGTTTCCTCGCGAGCGACGTCCCCGCGTTCCTCGACCACACGGACCGCGTCGTCTACCTGGAGGACGGGGACGTGACGGTCGTCACCGCCGACGGCTACGCGATCACGACCCTCGACGGGGAGCCGGTCGACCGGCCAGTCGAGACGGTGGAGTGGGACCCCGAGGACACCCAGAAGGGCACGCACGACCACTTCATGTCGAAGGAGATCTTCGAACAGCCCACCTCGCTCTCGCAGGCCCTCCAGGGCCGGGTCGATCCCGCCACCCAGGGGGTCACCCTCGAGCGCTTCGACCCGGGCGCGTTCGCCGACGTCTCGGCGGTCCACCTGATCGGCTGTGGGACTTCGTACCACGCCGCGCTGTACGGTGCGATCCTCCTGCGGCAACACGGCGTCCCCGCCCAGGCGTTTCTCGCCTCGGAGTACTCGGCCGTCACCGACTCCGAGACACCGCTGGTGATCGGGGTGACACAGAGCGGCGAGACGGCCGACACCCTGGGGGCGCTCCGGACGGCCCAGGAGGCCGGACTCCGCACGCTCGCACTCACGAACGTCGTCGGGTCGACGGCCGCCCGCGAGTGCGACGACGTGCTGTACATCCGTGCCGGCCCCGAGATCGGCGTCGCGGCGACGAAGACGTTCGCCTCCCAGGTCGCCACGCTCGTGCTGTTGACCGCCCGTATCACGTCGGACGTCGGCGCGACGCCGGTCGACCCCGACTGTCTCCGCGCGATCACGTCGCTCCCGGACGTGGTCAAGGAGGTGCTCGCGACGTCGAACGCGTTCGACCTCGCCACCCGGTTCCACACCGCCGATGCCCACTTCTTCATCGGCCGCGGCGCGGCCTACCCGGTCGCGCTCGAGGGCGCGCTCAAGCTCAAGGAGATCTCGTACGAACACGCCGAGGGGTTCCCGGCCGGCGAACTGAAACACGGGCCGCTGGCGCTCGTCACGGAGTCGACCCCCGTCATCGCCGTCTTCACCGGCCACGAGGACGAGCGACTGCTCGCGAACGTCCGGGAGGTGCAGGCGCGCGGCGCGCCCGTCGTCGGGCTGCTGAGCGAGTCGTCGACGACCGTCGCGGGCGTCGTCGACGAGGCACTCACGTTCCCCGACACGCACCCGCTGCTCTCGCCGGTCCCGGCCACCGTCCAGCTCCAGTTGCTGTCGTACCACATCGCGAACCTCCTCAACCGGCCCATCGACAAGCCGCGGAACCTCGCAAAGAGCGTGACCGTCGAGTGA